One Glycocaulis abyssi DNA window includes the following coding sequences:
- a CDS encoding patatin-like phospholipase family protein — protein sequence MAMRARAVSLALQGGGSHGAYTWGVLDALLEDGRITPGAITATSAGAMNAVALAHGWLDGGADGARENLESFWREVSRRGAAFRPMVPGGTFLKLMPFFDAFSRLTSPYDLNPYNLDPLKDILDAQIDFERLRAQDQIGLFVTATCVTTGRAEVFTGDRISTDAVLASACLPFIRQAVEIDGEPYWDGGFTGNPALWPLFYADTPGDLLIVHINPLKRPGTPKSADDIMNRVNEITFNASLMAELRAVAFVKRLIEDDLLKDTQKARLRNLHIHAIRADEALKDYSAASKYDTSWRFLTGLRDAGRQAAKDWLENCHVHVGKRSSVDVRADYLQE from the coding sequence ATGGCCATGCGCGCCAGAGCGGTCTCGCTGGCCCTGCAGGGCGGCGGCTCGCATGGCGCCTACACCTGGGGCGTGCTTGACGCCCTGCTGGAAGATGGCCGCATAACCCCCGGAGCCATAACAGCTACCAGCGCTGGCGCGATGAACGCCGTTGCGCTGGCTCATGGCTGGCTGGATGGCGGCGCTGATGGCGCCCGCGAAAACCTTGAAAGCTTCTGGCGCGAGGTGTCCCGGCGCGGCGCAGCCTTCCGCCCCATGGTGCCGGGCGGGACATTCCTGAAGCTGATGCCGTTCTTCGACGCCTTCTCGCGCCTGACCAGCCCCTATGATCTCAACCCGTATAATCTCGATCCGCTAAAAGACATTCTGGACGCACAGATCGATTTTGAACGGCTGCGCGCGCAGGACCAGATTGGGCTATTCGTTACCGCGACATGCGTAACGACGGGCCGCGCCGAAGTCTTTACCGGCGACCGCATCAGCACCGATGCCGTGCTGGCCTCCGCCTGCCTGCCCTTCATCCGTCAGGCCGTGGAGATTGACGGCGAGCCCTATTGGGATGGCGGCTTTACCGGCAATCCGGCCCTGTGGCCGCTCTTTTACGCTGACACGCCGGGTGATCTGCTGATCGTACACATCAATCCGCTCAAGCGGCCCGGCACGCCGAAATCCGCCGACGACATCATGAACCGGGTCAATGAGATCACGTTCAACGCCTCGCTGATGGCCGAGCTGCGCGCGGTCGCCTTCGTCAAGCGGCTGATCGAGGACGATCTTCTCAAGGACACGCAGAAGGCGCGGCTACGCAATCTGCATATCCACGCGATCCGGGCCGATGAGGCGCTGAAAGACTATTCAGCCGCCAGCAAGTACGACACAAGCTGGCGCTTCCTGACCGGCCTGCGCGATGCCGGCCGGCAGGCGGCAAAGGACTGGCTGGAGAACTGCCATGTCCATGTCGGCAAGCGTTCCAGCGTGGATGTGCGCGCAGACTATTTGCAGGAATAG
- a CDS encoding gamma-glutamylcyclotransferase, which translates to MSAVKAGDAFAVYGLLRKGASGFAEFGLEAAFRPLGPCCIPGVIHDLGGYPGLVAGEGAVIGELFEVADPSVIPRLDAFEDYDPQAPDRSRYLRQRIRLLSPDADAWVYVWNRPVTGFARVESGDWLEWVASKT; encoded by the coding sequence ATGAGCGCGGTAAAGGCGGGAGACGCTTTTGCGGTCTATGGCTTGCTGCGCAAGGGCGCGTCCGGCTTTGCCGAGTTCGGGCTGGAGGCTGCGTTCAGGCCGCTCGGCCCGTGCTGCATCCCCGGCGTGATCCATGATCTGGGCGGTTATCCGGGGCTAGTGGCCGGAGAAGGCGCGGTCATTGGCGAGCTGTTTGAAGTCGCCGACCCGTCTGTCATTCCGCGGCTCGACGCGTTCGAGGATTATGATCCGCAAGCGCCTGACCGCTCGCGCTATCTGCGCCAGCGTATCCGTCTCCTGTCGCCAGACGCCGACGCCTGGGTCTATGTGTGGAACCGGCCAGTGACGGGATTTGCCCGCGTGGAGAGCGGCGACTGGCTGGAATGGGTGGCCAGCAAGACGTGA